In one Lolium rigidum isolate FL_2022 chromosome 3, APGP_CSIRO_Lrig_0.1, whole genome shotgun sequence genomic region, the following are encoded:
- the LOC124698430 gene encoding probable glutathione S-transferase GSTU1, whose amino-acid sequence MAGEKNDGLVLLDFWVSPFGMRCRIALAEKGLPYKHVEEDLFGGKSDLLLRSNPVHKKIPVLLHDGKPVNESLVILQYLDEAFPETPSLLPADPHARAHARFWADYIDKKLFECGTRIWKLKGEPLMQARAEMLEILKTLEAELGEKEFFGGEHGFGFVDAAFAPATAWFQTFESYGEFSVAEVAPRLAAWAARCGERESVARSLYSPDKVYDFIGGLRKKLGVE is encoded by the coding sequence ATGGCGGGAGAGAAGAATGACGGCCTGGTGCTGCTGGACTTCTGGGTGAGTCCGTtcgggatgcgctgccgcatcGCGCTTGCCGAGAAAGGCCTCCCGTACAAGCACGTGGAAGAAGACCTCTTCGGCGGCAAGAGCGACCTTCTCCTCCGCTCCAACCCCGTCCACAAGAAGATCCCCGTCCTCCTCCACGACGGCAAGCCCGTCAACGAGTCCCTCGTCATCCTCCAGTACCTGGACGAGGCGTTCCCGGAGACCCCGTCTTTGCTCCCCGCTGACCCCCACGCGCGCGCGCACGCCAGGTTCTGGGCCGACTACATCGACAAGAAGTTGTTCGAGTGCGGCACCAGGATCTGGAAGCTCAAGGGCGAGCCATTGATGCAGGCGCGGGCGGAGATGCTGGAGATCCTCAAGACTCTGGAGGCGGAGCTCGGCGAGAAGGAGTTCTTTGGCGGAGAGCACGGGTTCGGGTTTGTCGACGCCGCGTTCGCGCCGGCAACGGCTTGGTTCCAGACCTTCGAGAGTTATGGGGAATTCAGCGTGGCGGAGGTGGCGCCAAGGCTAGCGGCGTGGGCGGCGCGCTGCGGGGAGAGGGAGAGCGTTGCCAGGAGCCTCTACTCGCCGGACAAGGTGTATGACTTCATCGGCGGGCTTAGGAAGAAGTTGGGCGTCGAGTGA